TAATGCCATTTGTGCGTCTCCCTCTGCCACAAAACCATTGTATTTATCTTCAACCGCTTTTTTCTCAGCTGCTAACGCAGCAGCCGCAGCCGCAAGTTTAGCATCAATAGCCGCAATCCCATCTTTAGGCTTTTGCTCATTTGGCTTTAATTCAGATGCCGCCTGATAGTCTGCTTTTGCTAATTCCAGTTTCCCGGATTGTTGCTTCTGAACAGCACTTACCATTAACTTATCGTATTGTTTATCGATACCTTCTAACTTAGCTAATGTTTCGTTGATCGATGCAATTTGCGTTTTTGGATATTCCTCTTTTGGCTTTAACGCCAATGCCCCTTCATAATCCGTTTTTGCTTTTGCATAATCCTTATTCTCTAAAGCACCATCTGCACTTGCGATTAAACCATTGTATTGATCCTCCAGTGCTTTTTCTTTAGCTGCCAACTCCGCTGCCATAGCTGCTAATTTCGCATCAATTGCAGCAATCTCATCCTTTGGCTTTTGTTCAGCTGGTTTTAACTCAGATGCAGATTGATAATCTGTTTTAGCTAACTCCAATTTCCCTGCCTGTTGCTTTTCAGCCGCACTCGCCATCAATCTATCGTATTGCTTATCGATGCCTTCTAATTTGGCTAATGTTTCATTGATTGACGCAATTTGCGTTTTTGGATATTCTTCTTTTGGTTTTAATGCTGATGCCCCTTCATAATCCGTTTTTGCTTTTGCATAATCCTTATTCTCCAAAGCACCATCTGCACTTGCGATTAGACCATTATATTGATCCTCCAATGCTTTTTCTTTGGCCGCAATCTCAGCTGCCATAGCCGCTAATTTTGCATCAATTGCTGCAATCTCATCTTTCGGCTTTTGCTCAGACGGTTTTAACTCAGAAGCGGCCTGATAATCCGTTTTAGCCAATTCCAGTTTTCCGGTTTGTTGCTTCTCAGCTGCACTCGCCATCAACTTGTCGTATTGCTTATCGATGCCTTCAAGTTTCGCTAATGTTTCATTGATTGATGCAATTTGCGTTTTTGGATATTCCTCTTTTGGTTTTAGTGCCAATGCACTTTCATATTCAGCTTTCGCTTTTTCGTATTCTTTATTAACCATCAAAGCATCTGCACTGGTAATCATGGCATCATACTGCTCTTTCAATGCAGCCTCTTTTTGAGCAGCCAACTCTGCTTCTTTCGCTTTCAATGCAGCCATATTTGCCAGCAACACATCAATCTCAGAAATCTTTGTTTTTGGTAAAGCCTCATCCGGCTTCAAAGCCAATGCCTGATTATATGAAGCTTTTGCCGCATCATAATCTTTATTGTTCATTTGCGTATTTGCGGTAGCTAACAGACTTTGATAATCCTTATCCGTTTTCGCATTTGACGCTAAAATAGCGTCAATCTCTTTGATTTTAGTCTTTGGATATACCTGTTTAGAATCCATCGCAACAGCTTCGTTGTACTTTCCTTTAGACTCTGCATATTTTGATAATGCCAATAATGAATCCGCTGAAGCAATGACCGCATCGTATTTGGCTTTTCTTTCCTTTTCTGCCATTTCAGCGGCTAATGCTTTTTCTGCCGCTATACTCTTAATAATTTTATCGATCTGATCTTTTGGATATTCAATCTTTGGCTTCACATCATGCGCCATTTCGTAATTCTTACGCGCTGTTTCCCATTCTTTGTTGTCAAATGCCTCATCCGCAGCCTGAATATGAGTCGCGTACTGTTCATCCACAGATTGGTTGGCCTGCATGATGGCCATCGTTTTCTTAATCTGTTTGTCCGGATATGTTTCTTTAGGTAAAATCTCTTTGGCTGCCTCGTATTGAATCAATGCATTTTCATAATCTCCTTCTTTTAAGAAAGCATCACCATCTTTTACGGCCAACATATAATCATCATAAGCTTCTTCCGAATTAACGTCTTTTTGCTCATATGCATCATACACCTGATCCGCTAATTTTATCAAACTTGGACGGACTGAACGTTCGTATTTTTTATCGGTACTAAATCCATCTTCCGTTGGGTTATACACCACAACCGCTACAGGTTTTTTTAGAATAGAATAATCCACATCCAAATCCAATGGATACATATCTACCCTCCAGCCTTTGTAATAGAAAGGGTATTTTCGATTGTTTTCGGGAACATTACGGGTATCTATTTCCACAATCTTATCTGCAAAGTCATCCTTTACAAAGTGCAACGTAAAAATCTTATCTAATTTGATTTTTACTTTAAATTTTCCGTTCTCATCACTACGTACTTCATCTACTACATCTCCATCTTCCTTGAGCAACAAAGACACATTTTCCAGACGTAACCCATCTGCATATAAAGTTCCGCTAATCGTTAAATCTGCCTTCCCGACTTTTCCAGAACTACCTTCTGCTCCACCATTATCTTCCTGAGAATAAACCGGAACGGTGAACATCAAACAGCTCAATAAAATGAACAAAATAAACTTGGGGAATTTATGTATCATGGTGATGTTTAGTTTATACGAACACGCAAATTTAGCCAATTTAGTATGTGATCAGATGCAATTTTATGAACTCTAAACAAATTGATTCATTGGTTAAAATGGCATCAGATCGATGTGGCAAGGGGAAAACAAAAATAAAACCAACTTTAGTATTCTCCAACTCCGTTTCTCCTAATAAATACCCATTTCGTCACAAGACCATAGTGTTTAACAGAATATTCGCATTCATCCTATCGCATATGCATCTATTATTTCATTTAAACGATATACTTTTGCGCGCCAATGAAAGCTTATAATACTGCTGCATATTACACTTTAGGTTGTAAACTGAATTTTTCAGAAACATCGACTATCGCACGTAATTTAAAAGATGCCGGCTATGCCAAGGTAGATTTTGAACATGGCGCAGATGTTTACGTTATTAATACCTGTTCCGTAACCGAAAATGCAGATCGTAAATGTAGAAATATTGTAAGACGTGCGCAGAAATATAATCCGGACGCCAAAGTAGTTGTCCTGGGTTGCTATGCGCAGTTAAAACCAGAAGAGATTTTAAAAATCCCTGGAGTTAATTTGGTTTTAGGAGCCAGTGAAAAGTTTGATGTGGCAAAATACATGGAGCAACTGGAAACTGACGATAAGCAAGCACACTATAAAAAAGTGAGTCGCGCCAAAACCTTCTATCCTTCTTATTCTGTTGGAGATCGTACCCGTACATTTTTAAAAATCCAGGATGGATGTGATTACTTCTGTTCCTTTTGTACCATTCCTTTAGCACGTGGTAATAGCCGTTCACAAAGCATTGCGGAAACTATGAAAGTGGTGAGCGAGATTGAACAAACGGACGTGAAGGAAGTAGTTCTTACCGGAGTAAACACTGGAGAGTTCGGAATTGGAACGGATGAAAATTTCCATGATTTAATTCAGGTGTTAGATCAAACTGAAATTGATCGTTTTAGAATATCATCTATCGAACCAAATCTGCTCACCAACGAGATTATTCATTTCTCTGCGCAGAGTAACAGGTTTGTTCCACATTTTCATGTACCATTACAATCTGGATCCAATCGGATTCTTAAAGATATGAAAAGGAAATATCTCAGAGAATTGTATGCGGACCGGGTACATACCATCAAAAAAGCTATGCCAGACGCTTGTATTGGTGTGGATATCATTGTAGGATTCCCTGGAGAAACGGACGAAGAATTTATGGAAACTTTTGAATTTGTAAGAGACCTACCCGTTTCCTATTTTCATGTATTCACATATAGCGAAAGACCAAATACCATCGCCAATCGTATGGACCATCCGGTCCCAATGCATGTGAGAAATGAACGTAGTGAAAAACTAAGAATCTTATCACAAAAGAAAAGACGTGCATTCAATGAAACGCAATTGGGCAAAACCAAAACCGTTTTATGGGAATCACATCAAGATGAAGATGGAATGATGCATGGTTTTACCGAAAATTACGTAAAAGTATCCAAACCTTATGATGCCGATTTAACCAATACTTTTGAGCAAGTCACGCTAAAAGAATTGGCACCTGAAGGAGTGGTGAGGGTAGGCTAAAAAAACGGAGCCTTTTATATATAAGGCCCCGCTTATGAAAGACTATTTGTGCTGGATAATTACCTTTTCATTATGAATAAACCCATCAGCTACAAAACTCAGTATGTAAATTCCATTTGGAATTTCATTTGTCTGTAAGGTCCATTTTGAATCATTCCCGATCTGAGTCTTATTGATTCCAACATTTACTCTTTTTCCTACTGCATCTGTCATGTATATTTCAGAGATTAAGCTTGAATTCACACCTGACAGTTCAATTGATAACTGTTCAGAAGCAGGGTTAGGATATATACTCAACTCTTTAAATATTTCCGTTTCATTTATGCTAAGCCCCTTCTTCCATTCTCCTTTTTCCAGACACAATTCAGAATTATGATTAATAACTTCATATTCACCTCCTGGCTCAACAACGAAGTTTGGACCAAAGAATACTTGTCCTCCTGCTTCAAAAACAACTTTCACTCCACTTTGAATAACAAAATCTCCTCCTGAATAATTTTTATTTCCCATAGCATCATCCGCTTGATATGGTGAGTTTTCATAACCCACATAAAGGTTATCCTTTGCATAAAAATCCTGATCAAAATAACAATATCTATTGCTTAAGTATAAGCTATAACACTCTTTATCCCAATGTGCAGCAACCATATCTCCCCATCCTTTCATACGCATTCCTTCAGTTATGTAATAAACAGAAGCATCATTGTGATATTTAATATATGCACCATATAAATCCATAATTATGTTATAAACATTTGGAGCAGTATTACTTCCTGAATTGTCAAACTTATATAATGGAGTCCATGCTAATCCAAATAGTCTCGCTTTAGGATCATCAAAAGTAAAGGTCATAAAATCTGTGTATATATTATTTTGCGTGGTACCGTCAACCCCCATATGGAATCCATCATAAACTTGTCCTCCACAACATACATAATTATTATCCCATATATTCTTAGTGAAAGTGTTTCTAAATCTTTCCATATGGAAATTCTCAAAGTATTGACCGGTAGTTACATGATTATAAATCAAAGACTTGTTCTTATTATATAACAATGGAAACATGATATCCCATGTGGCATGTCCCATATCTTCAGTAAAAGTGTAAGAACACGCATTCCAAGGATTATGTCTCCACCAATATGCGCCAGTTGAAAAATTATATTTCAAAGCATTAGAAGTCGGCCATTGCGCTGTCCAACCGCAATTTTGTTCATCACAGCCATTTCCCATAATCAACTTTGCAATATCCACAGCCCTTTGTCCATATAAGTAATAGTTATTTACATTAGACAGATACATGTACAAAAATGCAATGGCCCAGGGAGTTTGATGATTAAATTCTGCCATAGCTTCATTGGCAAAGTTATGCCCCATACCACTCTTGTTTAAACATTCTGAATCATTATACCACATGTTATTCATATTTTGAGAATTGTTCCACGAAATCGCCCATTTCAACGTCTGATCAACATTTTTTTCCACCCAATTGGCATACGCTCCGAAAGTGTAATAATTCTTGTATAGCGTATTTCTATCCTCTCCTGGATATAGCTCAATTGGCGTGTTTTGAAGGTACCAATCTTTTTTGACGATATAATTAAAATGTGCGAGAACTAACAATACACGACCATTAAATGCAGCCCCTAAACCATTTCCCGTAGCATCTACGTTATTGTTATAATCGACATCACGAAACCATAATGGATAATGATTAGAACCATACACATAATCTCGTCTAGAATTAATAATTTGTGTACTTTCCTTCATAAAAGCATATAAGTATGCTTTATCTTTTGTCGTTTCATACATCGTTAACAATGCTTCCAATGCAGGACACCAGGCTGATGACAATCTACTTGCTAAGCCACTACCGCCACCCAATTGTAGTTCATATCCGGTATAATCGTATTTAGTCCTATTCTGGTAAGATTCGATAAACATTTTGTCAAAATGTTCCTTGATATGATAGTTTTGGTATTGAGAAAACGCGGCAATATTAATGACCACGAACATTAGGATTAATGATACTTTTTTCATTTTAGATATTTTAAAGTTAGTATAGAGTTTTACTAATCCAAATGTATGTATTTATCTTATCAAACCATAACTAACTTCTTAATAATCGAATCAAATTGTTCGAATTCTACCCAGTGGAATCAAATCCCATTTAAAATTCTTTTCTAGAGCATTTTTCTCCTTCACACCAGCGTATTTTGAATTGATACAGAAAATAATCCCTCTTTTAATTTCACCGTTAGTAGCTATATATTCAATTTCCTGACCTATTTCATATCCATAGTATCGAATTTGATCTTCGGTTTTAGAGGCATGTAAAACATGTGAATAATGATAGTTACTATACCCATTAGTGTATACTACTTCTCACCGCTTTTGTCCAAAACCAGAAACATAACCTTTATCCAAAGTCATCGCATACTCGTTGGTCATTACGTAAACAGTATCTCCAACCTTAAATCCTACATGTGCATTGGGGTTATAAAGTAAATATACATCTTCGAATTCCTCTTCGGTATCCATTGGATTAAAATCTATCACATCAGCAGAAACAGTTATCAGAGTTTTTTCATAAAATAAAACAAATGTCTTTTTTATATCAACAGTCACGTTGGCTAAAGCCTGACCTTTTCTCAGTGGGTAATTCGTCAACATATCCTTCTTAGCTTCCAATACCAAAGCTGACTTTGAGAGTCCTCCAATGCCTAAAATATGTGTAGTAGAAGCCTGACCATCAATTATTCCTGCGACTCTAAAGTTATTATTTGCAATACTCGCATTTCCAGTCATCATTCCAGTATGAAATGCACATGAAGACATGATAAGAGCCAAAAGGTTAATAAGTAAAAGGTTTTTCATAGTTAAAATATTATATCATAATGTTTTCGAAAATAGTTAATTATCAAAAAAAGCACCAATATCAGGTTTAAAATAATTCTCCCCTTTAAGGACTTTCCCATCCGCACGATATACTGGTTTTCCATCTGCTCCCAATTTCGACATATTGCTCCTGTGAATTTCGGTAAACACCTCTTCAATTTTCCCCTGCATTCCATGCGCTAACATTGTTCCACATAAAATATACAGCATATCACCTAAAGCATCAGCTACTTCAACCAAATCACCTTTTTGCGCGGCTTCCAGATATTCCTGATTTTCTTCTTGCATTAAATCAAAACGCAATTGAACTGTTTTAGGATCCAATTTCACCGAAGGCTGATCTATACTATTGATACCGAAAGCATCATGAAATTCACGAACTAATTTTATCGTTTTTTCCAGTGTCAATTTTGAATCCATATTTCCAGTTTTAGAAATTCAAAGTAATTTCAAAACATCAATAAAATTAAGGTTTTCAAACAGAATTGTTAACAAAATTTAACGAGGTCGGATTTGATTAAAATTATCATTAATCCATATTTGTTGGTTGCTAAAAAATGCTTACAAAATGGATATGTTACAATCAGACGGATTGAATCAAAATACAGCTGCTACTTCTACCCCGGCTGTAGATATCAGATTACTCAATGAAATGATTCAAAAAGAAAGCGCTTTTATTGATCTCGTAAGAATGGAGATGAAGAAAGTACTGATCGGTCAGGAATATATGATCGATAGATTATTGATCGCTATGTTGGCCGATGGACATATACTTTTAGAAGGGGTTCCTGGTCTGGCAAAAACATTGGCCATTACCACACTATCAAAAACGATCGATGCAGATTTTAGCAGAATTCAGTTTACTCCGGATTTGCTTCCTGCCGATTTGGTTGGAACCATTATTTACAATGCCAAGTCAGGTGAGTTCACCAATAAAAAAGGGCCGATCTTTGCCAATTTTGTATTAGCAGATGAGATCAATCGTGCGCCTGCTAAAGTGCAAAG
This genomic interval from bacterium SCSIO 12643 contains the following:
- the mtaB gene encoding tRNA (N(6)-L-threonylcarbamoyladenosine(37)-C(2))-methylthiotransferase MtaB, which encodes MKAYNTAAYYTLGCKLNFSETSTIARNLKDAGYAKVDFEHGADVYVINTCSVTENADRKCRNIVRRAQKYNPDAKVVVLGCYAQLKPEEILKIPGVNLVLGASEKFDVAKYMEQLETDDKQAHYKKVSRAKTFYPSYSVGDRTRTFLKIQDGCDYFCSFCTIPLARGNSRSQSIAETMKVVSEIEQTDVKEVVLTGVNTGEFGIGTDENFHDLIQVLDQTEIDRFRISSIEPNLLTNEIIHFSAQSNRFVPHFHVPLQSGSNRILKDMKRKYLRELYADRVHTIKKAMPDACIGVDIIVGFPGETDEEFMETFEFVRDLPVSYFHVFTYSERPNTIANRMDHPVPMHVRNERSEKLRILSQKKRRAFNETQLGKTKTVLWESHQDEDGMMHGFTENYVKVSKPYDADLTNTFEQVTLKELAPEGVVRVG
- a CDS encoding nucleoside triphosphate pyrophosphohydrolase family protein → MEKTIKLVREFHDAFGINSIDQPSVKLDPKTVQLRFDLMQEENQEYLEAAQKGDLVEVADALGDMLYILCGTMLAHGMQGKIEEVFTEIHRSNMSKLGADGKPVYRADGKVLKGENYFKPDIGAFFDN
- a CDS encoding T9SS type A sorting domain-containing protein, with amino-acid sequence MKKVSLILMFVVINIAAFSQYQNYHIKEHFDKMFIESYQNRTKYDYTGYELQLGGGSGLASRLSSAWCPALEALLTMYETTKDKAYLYAFMKESTQIINSRRDYVYGSNHYPLWFRDVDYNNNVDATGNGLGAAFNGRVLLVLAHFNYIVKKDWYLQNTPIELYPGEDRNTLYKNYYTFGAYANWVEKNVDQTLKWAISWNNSQNMNNMWYNDSECLNKSGMGHNFANEAMAEFNHQTPWAIAFLYMYLSNVNNYYLYGQRAVDIAKLIMGNGCDEQNCGWTAQWPTSNALKYNFSTGAYWWRHNPWNACSYTFTEDMGHATWDIMFPLLYNKNKSLIYNHVTTGQYFENFHMERFRNTFTKNIWDNNYVCCGGQVYDGFHMGVDGTTQNNIYTDFMTFTFDDPKARLFGLAWTPLYKFDNSGSNTAPNVYNIIMDLYGAYIKYHNDASVYYITEGMRMKGWGDMVAAHWDKECYSLYLSNRYCYFDQDFYAKDNLYVGYENSPYQADDAMGNKNYSGGDFVIQSGVKVVFEAGGQVFFGPNFVVEPGGEYEVINHNSELCLEKGEWKKGLSINETEIFKELSIYPNPASEQLSIELSGVNSSLISEIYMTDAVGKRVNVGINKTQIGNDSKWTLQTNEIPNGIYILSFVADGFIHNEKVIIQHK